The DNA region AAGGTCTATTAAGTGGATTTGGGATTACATTACCTACGGCTTTAACAAGCGCATATAATCCTGAAGCGGGAACATATATAGACTTACCAGCAATCTGTATCATCTTTCTAATGACGTTGTTATTAACAAAAGGAGCAAAAAAATCAGCGCGTTTTAACGCTATCATGGTAGCTATCAAACTTTTTGTTGTCTTACTATTTATCGGCGTTGGTGCTTTCTATGTAAAGCCTGAAAACTGGACACCCTTTATGCCGTTCGGATTCTCTGGCGTAACAACTGGGGCTGCAACTGTATTCTTTGCTTACATCGGATTTGACGCTGTATCAACAGCTGCTGAAGAAGTCAAAAATCCACAGCGTAACATGCCAATCGGTATTATTGCTTCTTTAACAATTTGTACGATTCTATATATCGTTGTTTCATTAGTTTTAACTGGGATTGTACCTTACGATCAGTTAGGTGTGAAAAATCCTGTTGCATTTGCACTACAATACATTCAACAAGATTGGGTTGCTGGTTTCATTTCTTTAGGAGCGATTACTGGAATTACAACTGTATTACTTGTTATGTTATATGGACAAACACGATTATTTTACGCAATTAGCCGCGATGGCTTACTACCAAAAGCACTTTCTCGCGTAAATAAAAAAACAAAAACACCTGTTATCAATAGTTGGATTACTGCCACTATGGTTGCTTTCTTTGCTGGTTTTGTTCCTTTAAGTAAACTAGCAGAATTAACAAATATCGGTACATTATTCGCATTCATCGTTGTATCAATTGGAGTAATTATTTTGCGTAAAAAACAACCAGAACTACCGCGCGCTTTTAAAGTGCCTTTGGTACCATGGATTCCTGCTTTAGCTGTTCTATTCTGTGGATACTTAGCATTACAACTCCCAGCAACAACATGGATCGGCTTTGCAATATGGCTTGTAATTGGACTTGTTGTCTACTTCAGTTACGGTTACAAAAATAGTACACTACAAAAGGAACAAAAAGAAGACGTAGCATAATGAAAAAGCTGTTGTCCATTAGGACAGCAGCTTTTTTCCGTTCTGGTGCAAAGTATTGTACCATCAAACATTTCAATAATCTCATTGAACAAGAACATCGTCATTTAAATTGTCTGGGTTTCAAAACCTTCGCTATGCTGCTCGCACTACTATTTTTTATTCCAATAATTCCTTATGTTTACGATACTTCTCTTCCATTAATTGGCTGAACTGGTCGGTTATTCGTTGGGAATAATTTATGAAACGTTTCAATTTGTTTTTTGGACATCTCTATTGTCTGTTTCATCACAATCCACTGGACATTTTCTGTACAAGGAGGTGTTGTCAAAGAACCCATGTAACGGAATGACGAATGATCTGAAGGAAGAATCTGTTTTATATCAATGGTATGCTGCACATCACCCTGTGAATTTTTGCTGTTCGGGAGATTTTCCCACATTTCTGCAAAACCTTCGTTTTTTTGTCCTTCTTTTATCATAATACCAACTACTGCTAACTGACCTTGATCATTTTGATGGACCAGATGTAGTTCCATATCTGCATGTTTTCCTTCAAATTGATGTTCACTTGGTGTATGGAAATGGAATTGTTTTAATGTGTAACGACTTTCTCCCAGCATGAGATAATCATCAGAACTATTTGCTGTCCCCTCAATACTATGCCCATTATTTTTAATAGAAAATGATATTGGTTGATAATTAATTTGAAAATGATTAGCATCCTCAACTGTTGATTTTATTTGTTCCGTTTTGATATCTATCGGAGATTGTTCTTGCCCATTTAAACACATTTTGTATTCTGGTTTCAATTCTCCCCAGTGTTCTGGACCAGTAGTCCCTTCATATGACCATTGCGTATTTTTTTTCGTAGATTTTTCTTGTGTGGCTGTATCCTTGTTTGACTGTTCTTGTTTTGCTGTGCTACACCCCAACAACACTGCACTCATTGTCAATATAAGGGGAGTTTTATAAAGAAACTTTAAGCCTTTCATACCGTTTCCTCCTAAGATGATAAAATATTGTATTTAAAGAATATTTCGTGTAACTAAAGGTCCTGTTACAAATTCACCAAAAATATCAAGAATCTAGAGAAGCATCGTTCTATTATTATGCAATTTAAACTTTTAAATAGAAAAATGGGATATCGGAAGCTATACAGTTAATTTGTGAGCAAAGGAGTAACTGTGCTCATTTCTCAAGTTAGAAAAGCTTTATACAAAGCCAGATTGAAGTCAAAAGTTATTAAATACTATAAGAAATGGAAGCAAGAACATATTACATTTCCTAATTTGTTATTATTCTGTGTGTCCTCATTTAGCATTAAATAGAATGACTTCTTACCAATACCCAAAATCGATTTTGTAATCTAATTTGGATTCCAATTTTATTAATCTAATCATTTTTATTTGGCATTACTTCATTCATTTCGAAACATGGGCTTGCTTTCCTACTAAATGTTTTGTCCTGTCTATACTCCCCCCATTATTTCTAATTGATATTGACTTTCAAATTATATTCATTATAATTATATATAAATTATTAAAAGAAAATCAATATAGATTTATATTTTTTGATGTGATACTATATATTTCTGGTTCCGTTGCAAAGCTTTCGAAACGAAGTTATGCTTTTGAAAAGATAAACGGAAGCGTAATAAGTTAAATATTTTAAAGTAAAACAATTCAAACAAGATATTATTTGGGTGTTTTTGATCAAATCTGCGAAATGGGGGAATTAGCTTAATTGGGGTCACTTTCCATCACCATCAAGCTAAGAAAATATCCCAAAAATAAAAAAATGCCTTCTCAAGATGAAAATGTACAAGTTTTTATTTTGAGAGCGTCATAAAATTCTTAATTCGATAGATATATATGGCAATGCGTGTTAATTAACGACCAGTATTGTTTCGTGAAAAAAATGTCGAAATTATGCGAAATTTGAATTTTTTTGTCTTGTTATACTTTATATTTGGTGCTAAACTCATAATACAAAGAAAGAGTGGCTGAAAATACCCTTATACTAAACTGAAAATATTGAAAATTCAGTTTAGTATAAGTCTGATTGATATTTACGCTTACTACTCTTTCTTTGTTTTATTTTATATATTATATCGGGTATAGATAGGGGGGGACTGAGATGTGATTAATTGGTAAAAGTAGAGTGTGAGTATTCTGTTATTCTTATGACACCTTAATTACTTAAGTGCACATTTATTACAAATATTTGTAAAGGGAATTGAGGCCCATTGTGCCGATCTAGCAATGTGAAGTTTGGATTCATGCAAATAAAGAAATAAGCGACTACAATTAATTATGAATCTAGTCATCATGCTGAGAACTTAATTGAAGGCTTGGTATAGCGAGATTTAACCATGAAGTTTATAAATCATGTAGATTGTGATTAAAATTCTAAATTCATAAGCTGATACAGATTAGTAAACGTTACTGTTCATTCTTTTAAAAAGCATAGGGCTACTTAATTATAAACCTAGGCAATGATATATAGGAGGTACATGAATAAACAAAATTGTTTGTGGTTTTTACTAAATGAATCAAAATTTAGGCAGAGGTTTAGCACAAGCACTTAAGGGTGATATTTCGGTGTCTGTAGGGGGGAGTATAAAATAAAAAGTTTATCCCAAATGAGGTATTAATTTATGTTTGTTTTTTTAATTACAAAATCAGTTACAAAAGTTACAGAAGCTATTTTTGGTATCTAAATAGTTTTATATTATGGATGAGAGCATAGGGGTAATGCCTGTAGGAGGGGGCAAAAGGTTCTGGTAAATAAAGTTGTGAATCAATAAGAAGGTGCTATCAAATTGGTACATACTGATGCTATGAATCTGAAAATAATGGAAAGTAGTATGAATAAACTGATAGCATTGAAATGAAACCATTATTAATCAGAAATTTATGCTATCCATAAGATGGTAGATATGATACAAGTTTTCAAGAGTTGATAGGGATGATGATAACTGTAACTTCACTAGTTACGATAATATCAATAACTATTAAATTTGTAAATAGTAAACTTAGTAAAATTAATGTTAGATTAAAGAATTGAAGCTTATTGGAGTAGAGAAATAGTTTATAGAAATCTATTTTCAAGTTTTTTAGTTTATAACAGTTGAAAGAAACGGAATACCATCAGCCTATTAAATCATTGTCATTGTATATTCATATTAGAATCCATCTAATTATAATTTATAGGAGAATGACATGATAAAAAGAGTGACTTCGATTTTTTCGATTATAATGATTTTTATATTTACTATAGGTCAGAATTTCACATCTATAATAGCAAATGCACAAGAATTAAATAAAACAGGACTAGTTGATAGTTTTATATTCGATAAAACGGAACTAGGTGTCAGTGAACAGACGAGAATACGCGTTAATTTTAGTGAAAAACCTGGATTGAAAATAAAAACAGGAGACACCTTAATATTAACGTTGCCCCCGGAATTAAAAGGATTCAAAGGAACGATTCCATTGAACAATGAGCAAGGGCAAAATTTTGGTACTTGTCAAATAAATACAACTAATGTGGTATGTACATTTAGTGATGTAGCTGAGAAACTTCTAAATGTTAGAGGGCATTTTTATTTTCAAGTTGAAGCGACTCAGGATGTAGCAGCGGGAGAAAAGAAAACAATCAATACGGATCTAGGTACAAATTTAGAGTCTCAAAAAGTAACGATTACTGGTCCAACTAATAATGGGGGGACTAGCCCTGGAACAATGCACTCTAAAGGGGGCGGTATTAAACCGGAAGATACCAATATAGTAAATTGGTGGTTAAATATAAATGGTGCAAAACAAAATGTAGATACAGATATTGTTTTGACAGATACTTTGGGACCGGGACAAACACTTAATCAAGATAGTTTCCGTATTGGAGGATTTGCCGCTCCAATGACACCTGAAGCATTCCAAGCCCAAGGTTATGGAACGGTTACTTTTATGGGTGATAACGCGTTTAAAGTTGTGATGAATAAGGATAAGGCAAGTGGTATTACTTTTGCTTTCACCTACACATCTACTATAACTGCAAGTGGAAAGAGTCAACCATATTTTGATAATCAATATACGGTTGATTACAAGATTACGAATGAAAATCCTGTAGCAACGTCGGGTAGTGCTAGAGTTAACAATATCGATCAGGGCGGTGGTGCGCAAGGCGATTTACCTCCTAAAGGAACGTTAAGAATTGTGAAGCACATTGCCGGAGATGAAACAAAATTTATAC from Bacillus mycoides includes:
- a CDS encoding amino acid permease, whose protein sequence is MNLFRKKSISALLAQSEQKGASLKKELGAFDLTMLGVGAIIGTGIFVLTGVAAAEHAGPALVLSFILSGLACVFAALCYSEFASTVPVSGSAYTYSYATFGELIAWILGWDLILEYGLASSAVASGWSGYLQGLLSGFGITLPTALTSAYNPEAGTYIDLPAICIIFLMTLLLTKGAKKSARFNAIMVAIKLFVVLLFIGVGAFYVKPENWTPFMPFGFSGVTTGAATVFFAYIGFDAVSTAAEEVKNPQRNMPIGIIASLTICTILYIVVSLVLTGIVPYDQLGVKNPVAFALQYIQQDWVAGFISLGAITGITTVLLVMLYGQTRLFYAISRDGLLPKALSRVNKKTKTPVINSWITATMVAFFAGFVPLSKLAELTNIGTLFAFIVVSIGVIILRKKQPELPRAFKVPLVPWIPALAVLFCGYLALQLPATTWIGFAIWLVIGLVVYFSYGYKNSTLQKEQKEDVA
- a CDS encoding carbonic anhydrase; the encoded protein is MKGLKFLYKTPLILTMSAVLLGCSTAKQEQSNKDTATQEKSTKKNTQWSYEGTTGPEHWGELKPEYKMCLNGQEQSPIDIKTEQIKSTVEDANHFQINYQPISFSIKNNGHSIEGTANSSDDYLMLGESRYTLKQFHFHTPSEHQFEGKHADMELHLVHQNDQGQLAVVGIMIKEGQKNEGFAEMWENLPNSKNSQGDVQHTIDIKQILPSDHSSFRYMGSLTTPPCTENVQWIVMKQTIEMSKKQIETFHKLFPTNNRPVQPINGREVS